The following proteins are co-located in the Lacticaseibacillus paracasei subsp. paracasei genome:
- a CDS encoding cysteine desulfurase family protein, whose amino-acid sequence MIYFDNSATTKISPEALATYNKVSTDFFGNPSSLHALGTRANEVLQSSRAQIAQLIGAKPNEIYFTSGGTESDNWVIKGTAMAKREFGRHLITTSIEHPAVINTMKQLEKLGFDVTYLPVDHRGFINIDDLKAAIRKDTILVSIMAVNNEIGSMQPIVEAARVLDAYPNIHFHVDAVQAVGKGLDAALQDPRIDFMSFSGHKFHAPRGTGFIYAKEGRMIAPLLTGGGQENDWRSGTENVPAIAAMAKSLRLLLANEADNVARQQAVRKRIYDHVSQKPKVTMFSQLTPDFAPHVLCFAIAGVRGETIVHAFEAQAIYISTTSACSSKKGTESSTLAAMHTDSRIATSAIRVSLDEANTLAEADAFNKAFDTIYAKFAKLDKATV is encoded by the coding sequence ATGATTTATTTTGATAATAGTGCGACGACGAAGATTTCGCCGGAGGCATTGGCTACTTATAATAAAGTCAGCACGGATTTTTTTGGTAATCCGAGTAGCTTGCATGCATTAGGTACGCGGGCGAATGAGGTTCTGCAAAGTTCACGGGCGCAGATTGCTCAGCTGATCGGTGCGAAACCAAACGAAATTTACTTCACCAGTGGTGGTACCGAAAGCGATAATTGGGTGATCAAGGGAACGGCGATGGCGAAGCGTGAATTCGGCCGGCACCTGATTACAACCAGCATTGAGCATCCTGCGGTCATTAATACGATGAAGCAACTAGAAAAATTGGGCTTTGACGTGACCTATCTGCCGGTCGATCATCGCGGGTTTATCAACATTGATGATCTCAAAGCAGCGATTCGCAAAGATACGATTTTGGTCTCGATTATGGCGGTCAACAATGAAATTGGCAGTATGCAGCCGATTGTTGAAGCAGCACGCGTGCTGGATGCCTATCCCAATATTCACTTTCACGTTGATGCTGTGCAGGCAGTCGGCAAGGGGCTGGATGCTGCCTTGCAAGATCCACGGATTGATTTTATGAGCTTTTCGGGGCATAAGTTCCATGCTCCGCGTGGCACAGGGTTCATCTATGCCAAGGAAGGCCGGATGATCGCGCCATTGCTGACAGGCGGTGGCCAGGAAAATGACTGGCGCTCAGGCACGGAAAATGTGCCAGCGATTGCCGCAATGGCGAAGTCACTACGGCTCCTTTTGGCCAATGAAGCGGATAACGTGGCTCGTCAGCAAGCTGTTCGCAAACGAATTTACGATCATGTCAGTCAAAAGCCAAAGGTGACGATGTTCAGCCAATTGACCCCTGATTTTGCCCCGCATGTGTTGTGTTTCGCGATTGCCGGTGTCCGTGGCGAAACAATCGTCCACGCTTTCGAGGCGCAAGCTATTTACATTTCGACAACTAGTGCCTGCTCCAGTAAAAAAGGAACGGAAAGCAGTACACTCGCGGCAATGCATACCGATTCCCGGATTGCAACGTCAGCGATTCGTGTTAGCTTAGATGAAGCGAATACTTTGGCTGAGGCAGATGCTTTTAACAAGGCATTTGATACGATTTATGCGAAGTTTGCTAAACTTGATAAGGCGACCGTTTAA
- the thiI gene encoding tRNA uracil 4-sulfurtransferase ThiI has translation MQYSEIMVRYGELSTKGKNRQAFIGRLNGNVTRALHEFPNLTIRPKRDRMHIELNGEPSDQVMARLSQVFGIQNFSPSIAVEKDMDKVHAVALQLMNETAPKGISYKVNTRRSDHDFALDTNAMNLDLGDYLTDKRSDLVVKMHQPDMILRVEVRREAIYLSTKTIQGAGGLPVGTAGKAALMLSGGIDSPVAGYYALKRGVDIEMVHFFSPPYTSQQALNKAKQLTAKLTPYVGRIYFIEVPFTEIQEEIKAKVPEGYLMTVQRRLMLRLTEAIAQQRGDLAIFNGESVGQVASQTLESMAAINDVTTMPIIRPVATMDKNEIIAEAEKIDTYDLSIMPFEDCCTIFAPPSPKTKPKTDRARYYESKIDVAGLMDRALAGVKIQEIKSSDQFMNQDQDVIAELL, from the coding sequence ATGCAATATTCAGAAATTATGGTTCGTTATGGCGAACTTTCGACAAAAGGCAAGAACCGTCAAGCCTTTATCGGCCGGTTAAACGGCAATGTCACCCGTGCCTTGCACGAATTTCCCAATCTTACGATTCGTCCTAAGCGTGATCGGATGCATATCGAATTGAATGGGGAGCCGAGTGATCAGGTGATGGCTCGGTTATCACAAGTTTTTGGCATTCAAAATTTTTCACCAAGTATTGCGGTTGAAAAAGATATGGATAAGGTACATGCAGTTGCCTTGCAATTAATGAACGAAACCGCGCCAAAGGGCATTAGCTACAAGGTCAACACGCGCCGCAGTGACCACGATTTTGCCTTAGATACAAACGCCATGAATTTGGATCTGGGTGACTATCTGACAGATAAGCGGTCTGATTTGGTTGTTAAAATGCATCAGCCCGACATGATTCTGCGGGTTGAAGTCCGGCGCGAGGCGATTTATTTGTCCACGAAGACCATTCAAGGGGCAGGTGGGTTGCCAGTCGGGACTGCCGGCAAAGCAGCTTTGATGCTAAGTGGCGGCATTGATTCGCCAGTGGCTGGCTATTATGCGTTAAAGCGGGGTGTGGACATTGAGATGGTTCACTTTTTCAGTCCGCCGTACACCAGCCAGCAGGCACTCAACAAAGCTAAGCAACTGACCGCGAAGTTGACGCCATATGTCGGCCGGATTTACTTTATCGAAGTGCCATTTACGGAAATTCAAGAGGAAATCAAGGCGAAAGTGCCAGAAGGTTATCTCATGACCGTTCAACGGCGATTGATGTTGCGGCTAACGGAAGCCATTGCTCAGCAGCGTGGCGATCTCGCGATTTTCAATGGCGAATCGGTCGGTCAAGTTGCCTCGCAAACATTGGAGTCGATGGCGGCAATCAATGATGTGACAACGATGCCGATTATTCGACCGGTGGCAACGATGGATAAGAATGAAATTATTGCCGAAGCCGAGAAAATTGACACTTATGATTTGTCGATCATGCCATTTGAAGATTGCTGCACGATTTTTGCGCCGCCTTCACCGAAAACTAAGCCAAAGACGGATCGCGCGCGTTACTATGAAAGCAAAATTGATGTCGCCGGCTTGATGGATCGCGCACTGGCTGGCGTGAAGATTCAGGAGATCAAGTCATCGGATCAATTTATGAATCAAGATCAAGATGTTATTGCTGAATTGCTTTAA
- a CDS encoding redox-sensing transcriptional repressor Rex translates to MVVSKQALSQATIKRIPVYYRTVKDLQQTGEKRVRSDRLSKLVHIAPATIRRDFSNFGDLGRSGYGYSVDLLAQVFGELLEVHSEEQMALVGCGNLGRALLTNNFRRNPDLSITMGFDTDPQLIGTTIAGVPIYDLAALSEKLRPSMHTAIVCVPSSAQAAVVRQLEAQNVTAILTFAPKPVPAKPTTTIRYIDLTSELQALLFVDHQKQVKRVSQG, encoded by the coding sequence GTGGTAGTCAGCAAGCAGGCGTTATCACAGGCAACAATTAAACGGATTCCCGTGTATTATCGAACGGTTAAAGACTTGCAGCAGACCGGCGAGAAACGGGTGCGGTCTGATCGATTAAGTAAATTGGTGCACATTGCCCCAGCAACGATTCGACGTGATTTTTCTAATTTTGGCGATTTAGGCCGAAGTGGCTATGGCTATTCGGTTGACTTGCTTGCACAGGTTTTTGGCGAGTTGCTTGAAGTCCACTCAGAAGAACAGATGGCGTTGGTGGGTTGTGGTAATTTGGGCCGTGCCTTGCTGACGAATAATTTTCGCCGCAACCCTGATCTTTCTATCACGATGGGCTTTGACACCGATCCGCAATTAATCGGGACAACGATTGCCGGCGTGCCGATTTATGATTTGGCCGCTTTATCTGAAAAATTGCGTCCGAGTATGCACACCGCTATTGTCTGCGTCCCAAGCTCGGCCCAAGCTGCAGTGGTGCGCCAATTAGAAGCGCAAAACGTCACTGCCATTTTGACCTTTGCTCCCAAACCGGTTCCTGCCAAACCGACAACCACGATTCGCTACATTGATCTCACCAGTGAACTGCAAGCCTTATTGTTTGTCGATCATCAAAAGCAGGTTAAACGAGTGTCGCAAGGGTAG
- a CDS encoding valine--tRNA ligase — protein MKEQELAPKYDHKAVEAGRYQEWLDEDVFKPSGDQKAKPYSIVIPPPNVTGKLHMGHAWDTTLQDIVIREKRMQGFDTLWLPGMDHAGIATQAKVEAKLRKEGISRYDLGRDKFVQKVWEWKDEFAKTIHSQWAKMGLSLDYSRERFTLDTGLNEAVRKVFVELYKQGLIYRGEYIVNWDPQARTALSDIEVIHEDDKGAFYHVKYPFADGSGYIEIATTRPETMMGDTAVAVHPGDKRYQDLVGKELILPLANRKIPIIEDAYVDPAFGTGAVKITPAHDPNDFQVGNRHDLKRINTMNEDGTMNENAGKYNGMDRFEARKAMVADLDKEGLLLKVEPIVHSVGHSERTGVQVEARLSTQWFVKMKPLADAAIKAQQEADKKVTFVPDRFEHTYLQWMENIHDWVISRQLWWGHQIPAWYNKQTGETYVGMEAPKDIENWQQDPDVLDTWFSSALWPFSTMGWPDTDSPDYKRYYPTDTLVTGYDIIPFWVARMIFQGLHFTGERPFKYTLIHGLMRDEQGRKMSKSLGNGIDPMDVIEKYGADALRWFLITGNKPGQDTRFSYKQVEAAWNFINKIWNISRFVMMNLGDLEKPQQPDPSTFDLSDKWLFAQLNETIKQVTDLSERFEFGEMGRTLYNFTWNVFADWYVEMSKEVLYGDDEKAKAAKRVNLAYALDQILRLLHPVMPFVTEKLWLALPHAGQSIVTASYPVANDAFENSAAVDAMDSIIALIRGVRSIRKDAGAPLKTKVDIIVKLTDPALKPIFEDNFDFIDRFVNSKAFTVGTDVAEPKMAGSTVITGATIFVPLNELVDLDEERAKLTKDAKKLQQEIDRIDKKLNNQGFLAKAPEAVVEEQRTKRSNFADQLNSTQQRLAQLQQA, from the coding sequence ATGAAAGAGCAAGAATTAGCACCTAAGTACGATCATAAGGCCGTTGAAGCTGGCCGGTATCAAGAATGGCTAGATGAGGATGTTTTCAAACCGAGCGGTGATCAAAAAGCCAAGCCATACTCGATTGTCATCCCGCCGCCAAATGTGACGGGTAAGTTGCACATGGGCCATGCCTGGGACACAACGCTGCAGGATATTGTGATTCGCGAAAAGCGGATGCAAGGTTTTGATACGTTGTGGCTGCCCGGAATGGATCATGCCGGAATCGCGACCCAAGCCAAAGTTGAAGCTAAGTTGCGTAAAGAGGGCATCAGCCGCTATGACCTAGGGCGCGATAAATTTGTTCAAAAAGTTTGGGAATGGAAAGACGAATTTGCCAAGACGATTCACAGTCAGTGGGCGAAGATGGGGTTGTCACTTGATTACAGCCGCGAGCGTTTCACCTTGGATACGGGACTTAACGAGGCTGTTCGTAAGGTCTTCGTTGAGTTGTATAAGCAAGGCCTGATTTATCGGGGCGAATATATCGTCAACTGGGATCCACAGGCCCGTACGGCGTTGTCGGATATCGAAGTCATTCATGAAGATGATAAAGGCGCCTTCTACCATGTGAAATATCCGTTCGCAGACGGGAGCGGTTATATTGAGATCGCCACAACCCGTCCCGAAACGATGATGGGCGATACCGCCGTTGCTGTCCATCCTGGTGACAAACGCTATCAGGACTTAGTTGGCAAAGAGCTGATTTTGCCGCTGGCTAATCGCAAGATTCCAATCATCGAGGATGCGTATGTTGATCCAGCATTTGGGACAGGGGCGGTTAAAATCACGCCGGCACATGACCCTAATGACTTTCAGGTAGGAAATCGCCATGACTTGAAGCGGATCAACACGATGAATGAAGATGGCACGATGAACGAAAATGCTGGCAAGTACAATGGCATGGATCGCTTTGAAGCTCGGAAGGCCATGGTGGCGGATCTGGATAAGGAAGGTCTGCTACTGAAAGTTGAGCCAATTGTGCATAGTGTTGGTCATAGTGAACGCACCGGTGTTCAGGTCGAAGCTCGGCTGTCAACTCAATGGTTTGTGAAAATGAAGCCGTTAGCGGACGCTGCCATCAAAGCACAACAGGAAGCTGATAAAAAGGTGACCTTCGTGCCAGATCGGTTTGAGCACACCTATTTGCAATGGATGGAAAATATTCACGATTGGGTTATTTCTCGGCAACTTTGGTGGGGTCATCAAATTCCGGCTTGGTACAACAAGCAGACTGGCGAGACCTATGTGGGCATGGAAGCACCAAAAGACATTGAAAATTGGCAGCAAGATCCAGATGTTTTGGATACTTGGTTCTCAAGTGCTCTGTGGCCATTTTCAACGATGGGCTGGCCGGATACCGATTCACCGGATTACAAACGCTACTATCCAACGGACACATTGGTTACCGGCTACGATATTATTCCATTTTGGGTGGCTCGAATGATTTTCCAAGGGTTGCATTTCACTGGCGAGCGTCCGTTCAAGTACACCTTGATCCATGGCCTGATGCGAGACGAACAAGGCCGCAAGATGAGTAAATCCTTGGGCAATGGGATTGACCCGATGGATGTGATCGAAAAATACGGGGCCGATGCTTTGCGCTGGTTCTTGATTACAGGGAATAAGCCTGGTCAGGATACTCGCTTTAGTTACAAACAAGTTGAAGCCGCTTGGAACTTCATTAACAAAATCTGGAACATCTCCCGATTCGTGATGATGAATCTCGGGGACTTGGAGAAGCCGCAACAACCAGATCCAAGCACCTTCGATTTATCTGATAAGTGGTTATTTGCCCAATTGAACGAAACGATTAAGCAGGTCACTGATCTATCTGAACGCTTCGAATTCGGCGAAATGGGTCGGACTCTTTATAACTTTACTTGGAACGTTTTTGCTGACTGGTATGTTGAAATGAGTAAAGAAGTGCTTTATGGCGATGACGAAAAAGCGAAGGCAGCTAAGCGAGTTAATCTTGCTTATGCGCTTGACCAGATTCTGCGCCTGTTGCACCCAGTCATGCCATTTGTGACTGAAAAGTTATGGCTTGCTTTGCCACACGCAGGACAGTCAATTGTAACAGCCAGTTATCCAGTTGCTAATGATGCTTTTGAAAATTCGGCCGCTGTTGATGCCATGGATTCAATCATCGCTTTGATTCGCGGCGTCCGTAGCATTCGTAAGGATGCAGGTGCGCCACTCAAGACGAAAGTTGACATTATTGTCAAATTAACTGACCCGGCTTTGAAGCCAATTTTTGAGGACAACTTTGACTTTATTGATCGGTTTGTTAACAGCAAAGCTTTCACAGTAGGAACCGATGTTGCCGAGCCTAAAATGGCTGGCAGCACCGTGATCACGGGAGCAACAATCTTCGTACCGTTAAATGAACTGGTGGATCTTGATGAAGAGCGGGCTAAGTTGACAAAGGACGCTAAGAAGCTTCAGCAAGAAATCGATCGCATCGATAAAAAGCTGAACAATCAAGGCTTCCTCGCCAAGGCACCTGAGGCAGTTGTTGAAGAACAACGGACCAAGCGCAGCAATTTTGCCGATCAGCTGAACAGCACACAGCAGCGGTTGGCACAGTTGCAGCAGGCTTAA